The proteins below are encoded in one region of Chelmon rostratus isolate fCheRos1 chromosome 21, fCheRos1.pri, whole genome shotgun sequence:
- the pigf gene encoding phosphatidylinositol-glycan biosynthesis class F protein, with translation MWDHEIRAMASTHAIIAASVFMATVLPAVFVPGFSVYGTHLLWLYSVSGAVTAVSVAVFWLLGITPPTKKHTLGYKLSRLFRSCLYFFLSCLFFHAVVVLYGAPLIESALETFSLAVLLTSLTTLRCLCVLGPNVQAWIRVFSRHGAMSVWDTCLQITVACTVVGAWVGAFPIPLDWDRPWQVWPVSCSLGAMIGFLTGLVAAPAWIHYHRKQLTYKCK, from the exons ATGTGGGACCATGAAATCAGAGCCATGGCGTCCACTCACGCCATCATCGCCGCCTCGGTGTTCATGGCCACCGTCCTACCTGCAGTGTTCGTGCCGGGCTTCTCGGTGTACGGCACTCACCTGCTGTGGCTCTACTCGGTGTCCGGGGCGGTCACCGCGGTCAGTGTCGCCGTCTTCTGGCTGCTCGGCATTACACCGCCCACAAAGAAGCACACACTGGGATACAAG ctgtccaGGTTGTTTCGTTCTTGTCTGTACTTCTTCCTGTCATGCCTGTTCTTCCACGCTGTGGTGGTTCTGTATGGAGCTCCGCTGATTGA ATCGGCCTTGGAGACATTTTCCCTGGCTGTGCTGCTGACCTCTTTAACCACACTGAGGTGCCTCTGTGTCCTCGGCCCCAACGTCCAGGCCTGGATACGAGTGTTCAGTCGGCATGG AGCTATGTCCGTGTGGGACACCTGTCTGCAGATTACAGTGGCCTGCACAGTGGTAGGGGCCTGGGTCGGAGCCTTCCCTATCCCTCTGGACTGGGACAGGCCTTGGCAG GTTTGGCCTGTTTCCTGCAGTCTGGGCGCTATGATTGGTTTCCTGACCGGGCTTGTCGCCGCTCCTGCGTGGATCCACTATCATCGCAAACAGCTCACGTACAAGTGCAAGTGA